CCGCTGGGCTTTCCGCACGACTTCCTGGCGCAGGACTACGTGCGCGATCTCGTCTTCGCCGGCTGCCAGGACCGCATCGTGAACCATCGCGAGCGCTGACTTGGACGCCCCCGCCCGCATCGCGCTGGTGACGGGGGCGAGCTCGGGCATCGGCCTCGAGGTCGCGCGCGGACTGGCGCGGACGGGCGCGCGGGTGATCCTGGTGGCGCGCGATGCCGGGCGGGGCGAGCGGGCGCGCGCGAGCGTCGCGGCGGAGGCCGGCGCGGAGCCGCCGGATCTGCTGCTCGCCGACCTGTCGCTCCTGGGCGAGGTGAGCCGGCTCGCGGAGACCGTCCTCGCGCGGCACCCGCGCCTGGACCTGCTCGTGGCCAACGCCGGGGGCTTCTTCGGCCGCCGCGCGCTCACCGCCGATGGCCTGGAACGGACCTTCGCGCTGAATCACCTGGGCGTCTTCCACCTGACCAACCGGCTACTGCCCGTCCTCCGCGGCGCCGCGCGCGGGCGCGTGGTGATCGTGGCGTCCGACGCCCACTACCGGGGGCGCGTCGATCTCGACGACCTCCAGTCCGCACGCCGCTACGACGGCTGGCGAGCCTACCGCGCCAGCAAGCTGATGAACCTGCTCTTCGCGATGGAATTGGCCCGGCGCCTCGCCGGGGACGCGCTCACGGTCAACGCCTGCCACCCGGGCGTGGTGCGCACGGGCCTGCTTCGCCGGGGCAACCGGGTCCAGCGCCTGGCCTTCCGCGCCATGGGACCCTTCCTGATCGACGCCGCCACCGCCGCGCGCGTGCCGCTGCGGCTCGCCACCGACCCGGTGCTGACCGGCGTTAGCGGCCGCTACTTCGACGCCGCCGGCGAGAAGCGGCCCAGCGTCCAGGCCCTCGACCCTGACCTCGCCGCCGCCCTGTGGACGCGGAGCGCGCGGCTGGCCGCGGACGCGCAGGGCGCCGCGGGCAGTGACAGCGCCCCGGATTGCTGCTAGCCTCCTGGCGGACCCCGAGGAGGCTCCATGGCACCCAGCGGTTACGACGACTTCGTGGCGGAGTTCTACGACCACGTTCAGCCCTACGCCGGACGCGCCGACCTCGACTTCTACGTGGAGCGCGCGCGAGGCGCGCACGGGCCCGTCCTCGAGCTGGGCTGCGGCACCGGCCGCGTGCTCGTGCCCATGCTGGAGGCCGGGGCGGAGGTCTGCGGCATCGACAGCTCCCGCCCCATGCTCTCGATCTGCGTGGAGAAGCTCGCCCGCCTGGACGAGGCCCTGCGCGCCCGGGCGCATCTCATGCTGGCCGACATGCGCGACTTCACCCTGGGCCGCCACTTCGCGCTGGCCGTGGCGCCCTTCCGCAGCTTCCAGCACCTGTTGACCGTCGAAGACCAGCTCGCCTGCCTGGAGCGCGTACGCGTGCACCTGCTGCGGGACGGCCGTCTCATCCTCGACCTGTTCAACCCTTCGCTTCGCGCCCTCACGGACGACGCCCGCGGCGAGCCCTTCGGGCACGAGTCGCCCTTCACCCTGGGCGACGGGCGGGTCGTCCGCCGCTCCCAGCGCGTGGCCGGCCGCGACTTCGCGGCCCAGGTGCTGAACGCCGAGCTGATCTACGAGGTCGAGCACCCCGGCGGCGGCGCCGAGCGCCTGGTGGACGCCTTCTCGATCCGCTGGCTCTACCGCTACGAGGCCGAGCACCTGCTGGCCCGGGCGGGCTTTGCGCTGGAGGCCGTCTACGAGGACTATGCCGGCACGCCGTTCAGCGGCCGGGATGGCGGCGAGCTCGTGCTGGTGGCCAAAATCGCCTGAACCCTGTGATTCCGCTCCCTGGCCCGGTTCCCACCGGTGTCGCGAGCGCGCGCCCGCCGGGGCGGGTCTGCGCGTCGCCCAGCCGAAGGAGTGGACATGTCCCGCGCGCGCCAGCTCAGCGCCCTCGTGATTCGCATCATCCTCGTGAGCCTGCTCGCGCCGGCCCTGGCCGGCGCCCAGGACAACAGCCACTGGTGGGAGGGCTTCCATCCGCCCGGCGTGATGAAGGGCAGCTACAAGGGCAAGGTGAACGTCATCGTCCAGCGTGACGGCCAGGTCTACGTGGGCGGCGACTTCGACCGCATCGGCCTGGTGGACGCGGCGAACATCGCGCGCTGGGACGGCTACCGCTGGCACCCCCTAGGCGAGGGCGTGAACGGCGAGGTCACCACGATCTACCCCGCGCAGACCGCGCTCTTCGTGGCGGGCAACTTCACGGCGGCGGGCGGCGAACCGGCGCTCTACGTCGCGCGCTGGACCGAGAACCAGTGGTACCGCATGGGCGACGAGGACTTCGACGGCCATGTTTACGCCTTCGAGTACCACAACACGACGCTCTACGCCGGCGGGAACTTCACCCACTACGGCGCGACGCAGATGTGGCACCTGGCGAAGTGGGTCGGCAGCGAGTGGGAGCGGGCCGAGAGCACGGGGCCGGTCTGCTACGTCTGCTGGCCCTCGCAGATCCGCGCGCTGAAGTCCTACGGCAGCCGGCTCTGGGTGGGCGGCACCTTCGACAGCATCGACGGCACGAACATGTTCAACATCGCGGCCTGGGACGAGGACAACGGCTACCAGGAGCTCGGCACCGGACCGGGCATCGGTCCGCACTCGGGCTATCCGACCGTCGTCGACTGCTTCGAGGACCAGGTGGGCTACATCCTCTTCGGCGGCCAGTTCCTCACCGCCGACAGCGACGACTGCCTGGGCCTCGGCTCGAGCGCGAGCGGCGAGACCCTGCACGGCATCACGCCCTTCAACCCCGCCGACTACTGGGTGAACGACCTCGTGGACCTGGGCGAGACGACCCTCGTGGTCACCGACAAGTGGCTGCGCAGCTACGGCGCCGCCACCTGGGGCGCGGCCAAGGGCAGCATGGTCGGCGCGCTCTGCGCGGAGGCCCTCGGCAGCACCCTCTACGCGGGTGGCGAGCTGATCGCGTCGAACACCCACGCGGACGGCATCGCCTACTGGAACGGCTACCACTGGTTCCGCGTCGGCGCGGGCCTCGGCTACCGCGCGGACTTCGGCGACAAGGGCCGCACGCTGACCACCTGGGAAGGCGACCTCTTCGTGGGCGGCGAGAACACCGGCGTGCGCAGCGTCTCCTACGACGAACCCGACTGCCCGGGCACGATGCTCTACGACGGCAGCAGCCTGCGCCCCCTGTCGCCGGGACTGGCCTACACCTACGACTCCATCGTCTACCAGGACCAGCTCTACGTGGGCGGGGAGTTCAACCCCGGCGGCGGGCTCGCGCACGTGGCGCGCCGCGAAGGCGACGCCTGGATGCCGCTGGGCACGGGCATCGGCCCCTCGGCGGCGCGGGTCAACGCGCTCACCGAATGGAACGGCCTGCTGGTGATGGCCGGTCACTTCAGCTCCGCCGACGGCCTGGTCTGCGACCGCCTCGTGGCCTGGGACGGCGCCGCCTTCTCCCTGGTGGACGACGCCGTCTTCAGCGGCGATCTGCTTGCGGTCTGCGACTACCAGGGCGACCTGATCGTCGGCGGCTACTTCAACACCCTCGACGGCGCCGCCATGGGCCGCGTCGCGCGCTGGGACGGCGCGAGCTGGGACGCGATGAACGGCGGCTTCAACGGCGCCCTGCAGGCCCTGGGCGTCTGGGGCGGCGCGCTCTACGCCGGCGGCGAGTTCACGCTGGCCAACGGCGTGACGGTGAACGGCATCGCCCGCTGGGACGGCGCCGCCTGGCAGCCCGTGGGCGGCGGCGTGGACGCCACCGTCTACGCGCTCCACGCCACCGATCACGGGCTCTTCGTGGGCGGGAACTTCACCCAGGCCGGCGGCGCGCCGGCCGCGGCGGTGGCGCGCTGGAACGGCGTCGAGTGGAATCCGCTGGGCGACGGTCTCACCGGCGGCCCGCTGACGCCCACCGTGCGCGACTTCGCGGAGCGGAACGGGCACCTCTACATGACCGGCAACTTCCTCTACGCCGGCGGGAAGCTCTCGGCGGGACTGGCGCGCTGGGACCAGGGCAGCACGGGCGTGGTCGACGACCCCGTGCCCGCGCCCGCGGCCCCCACGCTGGCGGTCTGGCCGAACCCGGCCAACCCGCGCTTCAACGTCGAGCTGCGAATGCCGTCGGCGCAGCCGGTCCGGCTCACGGTGCTGGACGTGTCCGGCCGCCACCTGGCGACCCTCCACGAGGGCGCGCTGGACGAGGGCGACCACGTCTTCACCTGGGACGGCCGCGACGACGCGGGGCGCCCGCTGGCCTCGGGCGTCTACCTGCTGGGGCTCACCGGCCCCGCGGGATCGCAGGGCAAGCGCCTGGTGTTGCTCCGCTAGCGGCGGCCGCGCATCCGTGATACAACGGGGAACGGGTGGGGCACGGAGCTCCACCCGTTGCCGCGAGAGGACGTCCCCATGGCCAACCTGGCAGTGCTGATCACGCGCGACGGCATGGGCAGCGCCGATGCCGAACTCCAGCACAAGCTCATGCGCACCTGGCTCAAGGTGGTCGCCGAGAACGGCCGGCTGCCCGGAGCGCTCTGCTTCTACACCGACGGCGTCAAGCTGGTGGTCGAGGGCTCGCCGATCCTCGAGGAGCTGCGCGCCATGGAGGCGGCCGGCGTCCACCTGGTCATCTGCAAGACCTGCCTCGACCACTTCGGCCTCGCGGACAAGGTGGCCGTGGGGGTGGTCGGCGGCATGGGCGACATCGTGGCGGCCCAGTGGAGCGCCGACAAGGTGATCACCCTCTAGCCACTTTTTCGCATCCCGGGACAACGCCGCGGCCGCCATCCGTGTCTCACCTTCCGTATGCACGGACAGCGACGGGAGCCGCCTTGCAGGAACGGGAACTCATCGCCGCGGCCCTGCGGGGGGACCGGGATGCGGAGCGGGCGCTCTACGATGCGCACGTCGATCGCGTCTACGGTCTCGCCTACCGCATGAGCGGCGATGCCACCCTGGCGGAGGACTTCACCCAGGACGCCTTCGTCAGGGCCTTCCGCTACCTGCCCGGCTTCCGCGGCCAGGCGGCCTTTTCCACCTGGCTTCACGCCATCGCCAGCTCGGTGGTGCTCAACGGCCTGCGCAAGCTGCGCGGCCGGCGCCACTGGGCCCCGGAGCCCGAGGAGCACTGGGAGGCCACGCTGGCGACGGACCTGCCCGACCGCGAGCTGCGCATCACGCTGCTCGCGGCGGTGGACCGGCTGCCCGAGGACCTGAGGATGGTGTTCCTGATGCACGAGACCGAGGGCTACACGCACGGCGAGATCGGCGAGATGCTGGAGATCCCCGAGGGGACGTCCAAGGCCCGCCTCCACCGCGCCAAGGCCCAGCTGCGCGGCGCGCTCGGCGAGCTCGCGCCGGGACGGGCGGGCCGCGCCGAACGGCGGGAGGCGCCATGACGGACGACCGCCGCCCCGCCTTCGAGCGCGAGGACGAGGCCCGCTTCCAGGCATTGCTGGACGCGGCCCTGCCGGACTACCACCGCCCGCCCGCGCCGCCCCGGGACGCCCTCTGGGCCAAGATCACCGCCGAGCGCGGCCGGGCGGCCCGCCCCCGCGCCTGGTGGACGCGCCCCTGGGCCTGGATGCCCGCCGCGGCGGCCGCGGCGCTGGTGATCGGCGTGGGCATCGGGCGCGACAGCCTGCGCGAGGACGCCCGCCGCGCCCTCGAGGCACAGGGGCAGGCCGACGCGCGCGAGCGCGCGGCGCTCATCTACCGTCTCGCGGCGATCCCCGTGCTCAGCCGCAGCGAGACCCTGCTGACCCAGTTCCGCAACGCCGCCGCGGGAAGCGATCCCGAGCAGGCGAGCTGGGCCGGTGAGCTGCTCACCGAAACGCGACTGCTTCTGGATTCGCCCGCGTCGGCGGATCCGGAGCTGAAGCGTCTGCTCGAGGATCTCGAGCTGACGCTCGCCCAGATCGAGCGGGCCGCCGCCAGCGGCGACCCGGACGAGCGGACCCTGGTGACGGAGGGACTGGAGCGGCAGGCGCTGCTCAGCCGCCTGCGCGCCCGGGTGCCCACCGGCGACATCCCGACGGGAGTCTGAGGAGGATATGATGAACAGCATGCATCGCAGTCGCCCCGCGGCCTGGGCCTTCGCCCTCGCGGCCATCCTGATCGTCTTCACCGGGAGCCTGGTGGCCCGCGCCGACGAGGCCGACGACGCCTACCGCCGCGCGCGCCGCGCCCTGAACCGCGAGCTCTACTCGCGCGCGGTCGAGGACTTCGCGCGCTTCCGGGACAACTACCCCGACTCCCACTACGTCCCCGACGCGCTCTACTGGGAGGCCTTCAGCCGCGCCCGCATCGGCGCGAGCGAGGACCTCGAGCGCGCGCTGGTCCTGCTCAACGAGGATCTCGCCCGCTTCCCCGCCGCCGAGGTGGTGGCGGACGCCCGCGAGCTGGCCCTGCGCATCGAGACGCAGCTCGCCAAGTCCGGCGACGCCGGCGCGGCCTACCGCGTGACCCGCGACGCGGAGCGTCTGGCCGGTCAGCTCGCGCGGAGCAACCGGGTGCGCGCCTTCGCGATCTCCGGCGACGGGGACGAGCCCGCCGATCCCGACGAGGAGCTGCGCATCACCGCGCTCAACGCGCTCATGCAGATGGACAGCGAGCGCGCCCTGCCCACGCTGCAGCGCGTCCTCGGCAGTCCCGACAAGAGCAGTCCCGAGCTGCGCGCGCGGGCCGTGTTCATCCTGGCGCAGCACGGGGGACCCGAGGTGCCCACCCTGCTGGTGAAGACGCTGAAGGAGGACCCGGATCCCGACGTGCGCCAGACGGCCGTCTTCTGGCTGGGCCAGGCGGGCGGCCCCGAGGCCATGCGGGCGCTCAAGGACGTGATCGGCGACCGCGGCGCGCCCGAGGAGATGCGCGAGCAGGCGCTCTTCGCCATCTCGCAGCAGGGCGGCGCGGACGCGATCGTCATCCTGCGCA
Above is a window of Candidatus Latescibacterota bacterium DNA encoding:
- a CDS encoding SDR family oxidoreductase; amino-acid sequence: MDAPARIALVTGASSGIGLEVARGLARTGARVILVARDAGRGERARASVAAEAGAEPPDLLLADLSLLGEVSRLAETVLARHPRLDLLVANAGGFFGRRALTADGLERTFALNHLGVFHLTNRLLPVLRGAARGRVVIVASDAHYRGRVDLDDLQSARRYDGWRAYRASKLMNLLFAMELARRLAGDALTVNACHPGVVRTGLLRRGNRVQRLAFRAMGPFLIDAATAARVPLRLATDPVLTGVSGRYFDAAGEKRPSVQALDPDLAAALWTRSARLAADAQGAAGSDSAPDCC
- a CDS encoding class I SAM-dependent methyltransferase, which produces MAPSGYDDFVAEFYDHVQPYAGRADLDFYVERARGAHGPVLELGCGTGRVLVPMLEAGAEVCGIDSSRPMLSICVEKLARLDEALRARAHLMLADMRDFTLGRHFALAVAPFRSFQHLLTVEDQLACLERVRVHLLRDGRLILDLFNPSLRALTDDARGEPFGHESPFTLGDGRVVRRSQRVAGRDFAAQVLNAELIYEVEHPGGGAERLVDAFSIRWLYRYEAEHLLARAGFALEAVYEDYAGTPFSGRDGGELVLVAKIA
- a CDS encoding DsrE family protein — protein: MANLAVLITRDGMGSADAELQHKLMRTWLKVVAENGRLPGALCFYTDGVKLVVEGSPILEELRAMEAAGVHLVICKTCLDHFGLADKVAVGVVGGMGDIVAAQWSADKVITL
- a CDS encoding sigma-70 family RNA polymerase sigma factor, which codes for MQERELIAAALRGDRDAERALYDAHVDRVYGLAYRMSGDATLAEDFTQDAFVRAFRYLPGFRGQAAFSTWLHAIASSVVLNGLRKLRGRRHWAPEPEEHWEATLATDLPDRELRITLLAAVDRLPEDLRMVFLMHETEGYTHGEIGEMLEIPEGTSKARLHRAKAQLRGALGELAPGRAGRAERREAP
- a CDS encoding HEAT repeat domain-containing protein: MNSMHRSRPAAWAFALAAILIVFTGSLVARADEADDAYRRARRALNRELYSRAVEDFARFRDNYPDSHYVPDALYWEAFSRARIGASEDLERALVLLNEDLARFPAAEVVADARELALRIETQLAKSGDAGAAYRVTRDAERLAGQLARSNRVRAFAISGDGDEPADPDEELRITALNALMQMDSERALPTLQRVLGSPDKSSPELRARAVFILAQHGGPEVPTLLVKTLKEDPDPDVRQTAVFWLGQAGGPEAMRALKDVIGDRGAPEEMREQALFAISQQGGADAIVILRKVAEDKNEDTETRQRAIFWIGQSGGEVGVKTLRELYRSLDDREAKEQALFALSQTSGGKDMLLEVARNKQEDIELRSRALFWAGQMGEVPVDDIVKVYRDADQREMKEQVIFTLSQQRSSAAVEKLMEVFREEKDPELRTRIVFWIGQSKHPKAAEFLEEILNK